The Herbaspirillum sp. RTI4 genome has a segment encoding these proteins:
- the gp10 gene encoding capsid staple protein has protein sequence MAMIDMKMSAEEAKEQTAPSESSESESQYPYGLRVSLDDDALEKLGLTSLPAVGSKISFNAVAEVCGTSSYAQDGGEAETSLSLQITGMEVTSSAQTTTDAANALYGA, from the coding sequence ATGGCAATGATCGATATGAAAATGAGCGCGGAAGAAGCGAAGGAGCAAACCGCACCTTCAGAGTCCTCTGAATCGGAATCGCAATACCCGTATGGGTTGCGGGTATCCCTGGACGACGATGCGCTGGAAAAACTCGGCCTTACTTCGCTGCCCGCAGTCGGCAGCAAGATCAGCTTTAACGCCGTGGCAGAAGTGTGCGGCACCTCGTCTTACGCACAGGACGGTGGGGAAGCGGAAACGTCGCTGTCCTTGCAAATCACCGGGATGGAAGTGACTTCCAGCGCGCAAACCACGACTGATGCAGCCAATGCGCTCTACGGCGCATAG
- a CDS encoding spike base protein, RCAP_Rcc01079 family, with protein sequence MTFNTKYPFLDTTNDYTPINDIQIVTPNDAADLPNGPCKALIFMGAGTIKLTTPAGTTVTLTVSANWFGVTYIRANRIWATGTTIAASSIAACY encoded by the coding sequence ATGACATTCAATACTAAATATCCGTTCCTCGATACGACGAACGATTACACGCCGATCAACGATATCCAGATCGTGACGCCGAACGACGCCGCCGACCTACCGAATGGGCCGTGTAAAGCGCTCATTTTCATGGGGGCCGGAACGATCAAGCTAACCACCCCGGCAGGCACCACCGTCACGCTGACCGTATCGGCTAACTGGTTCGGCGTTACCTACATCCGCGCAAACCGTATTTGGGCAACCGGCACAACCATCGCGGCGTCCAGCATCGCCGCTTGTTACTAA
- a CDS encoding portal protein yields the protein MAEQTKRQQILSRWGQLKTERASWWQHWSEITQFITPRQGRYFAQDRNKGQRRHNNIYDSTGSRALNVLAAGLMGGLTSPARPWFRLATSDAKLNKQPAVKQWLNDVTDLMLTIFQKSNTYRALHSIYKELGAFGTGAAIITADFDNVIHVHPITIGEYAVAVNFQGRVDTLYREFQMTVGQLVKEFGLENVAPATKSMYDRGSLDAWITVLHAIEPRADRDPAMLDSKNMAWSDTYMELSATGEQFLRESGFNKFPAVCPRWDVEGGDIYGNSPGQEALGDIKQLQHEQLRKSQAIDLQVNPPLQVPTSYKNRDIERLPGGISFVDTAGSGKAIQTAFDVQLNLGELLADIQDVRGRINSAFFVDLFMMISQDNASTTRMTATEVTERHEEKMLMLGPVLERLQDELLDPLIEVTFQRMVESNILPPSPPEMQGQQLSVELVSMLAQAQRAIATNGIDRFTQSMGAVAQFKPEVLDKFDADRWAEEYSDALGVNPDLILPEDQVQALRAQRAKQQQAAAQQQQMAAASQTAKNLGQTPTTGGTAASDVMNLFSQGLGAQQGS from the coding sequence ATGGCTGAACAAACCAAACGGCAGCAAATCCTCTCTCGATGGGGACAGCTGAAAACCGAACGCGCCTCCTGGTGGCAACACTGGTCTGAGATCACGCAATTCATTACGCCGCGACAAGGCCGCTACTTTGCGCAAGACCGCAACAAGGGCCAGCGCCGGCACAACAATATCTATGACAGCACCGGTTCCCGCGCTTTGAACGTGCTGGCCGCCGGACTTATGGGCGGCTTGACCAGTCCCGCGCGTCCTTGGTTCCGCTTGGCGACAAGTGACGCCAAGTTAAATAAGCAACCCGCCGTGAAGCAATGGTTGAACGACGTCACTGACTTGATGCTGACGATCTTTCAAAAGTCGAACACGTACCGTGCGCTGCATAGCATTTACAAAGAACTCGGTGCGTTCGGCACTGGCGCGGCGATTATCACCGCGGACTTCGACAACGTGATCCACGTTCACCCGATCACCATCGGCGAATACGCCGTGGCCGTGAACTTCCAGGGACGTGTCGATACCCTGTACCGCGAATTTCAAATGACGGTCGGCCAGCTGGTCAAGGAGTTCGGGCTTGAGAACGTAGCGCCAGCCACCAAAAGCATGTACGACCGTGGATCGCTTGATGCGTGGATCACCGTCCTGCACGCCATTGAACCGCGCGCCGACCGGGATCCGGCAATGTTGGATTCTAAGAATATGGCCTGGTCCGACACGTACATGGAACTAAGCGCCACCGGTGAGCAGTTCCTGCGCGAGTCCGGTTTCAATAAGTTCCCGGCGGTCTGCCCACGGTGGGACGTGGAAGGCGGCGATATCTACGGCAACAGCCCGGGGCAAGAAGCGCTTGGCGACATCAAACAGCTGCAACATGAGCAGCTTCGCAAATCACAAGCGATCGATCTGCAAGTCAATCCTCCTTTGCAAGTGCCTACCAGTTACAAGAACCGCGACATCGAACGCTTACCGGGCGGTATCAGCTTCGTGGATACCGCAGGATCAGGCAAGGCGATCCAGACAGCATTCGATGTGCAGTTGAACCTGGGCGAGTTGCTGGCCGATATTCAAGACGTGCGCGGCCGTATCAACAGCGCGTTCTTCGTGGATCTGTTCATGATGATCTCGCAGGACAACGCGTCTACCACGCGCATGACCGCTACCGAAGTCACCGAACGGCATGAAGAAAAGATGCTCATGCTCGGCCCGGTGCTGGAACGCTTGCAAGACGAATTGCTGGATCCATTGATCGAGGTCACGTTTCAGCGAATGGTGGAGTCCAACATCCTCCCACCGTCGCCACCTGAGATGCAAGGCCAGCAGCTTTCCGTCGAACTGGTGTCCATGCTGGCACAAGCGCAGCGCGCCATCGCCACGAACGGCATTGACCGCTTCACGCAAAGCATGGGTGCCGTCGCGCAGTTCAAGCCTGAAGTGCTGGACAAGTTCGACGCCGACCGATGGGCGGAGGAGTACAGCGACGCCTTGGGCGTCAATCCCGATCTCATCCTTCCCGAGGATCAAGTGCAAGCGTTACGCGCACAACGCGCCAAGCAGCAGCAGGCCGCCGCGCAGCAGCAGCAAATGGCTGCCGCTTCGCAGACCGCGAAAAACCTAGGGCAAACCCCCACCACCGGCGGCACGGCTGCCAGTGACGTGATGAACCTTTTCAGCCAGGGACTTGGCGCACAACAAGGAAGCTAA
- a CDS encoding GNAT family N-acetyltransferase — MDTERIAARHSSIQIVEYSDEYRDQVIAGAHQMHADSIYADLPLDEDKVIRQLAACGNIAPDRFFRLAVRKGEVMGGFYGHYSRAFFCDELLAHDMGWWVLRDKRGTAAAVVLLAAFEVWAKERGAKKVMVGQSTAIDIGRTTKLYRHCGFRVIGFNTVKDI; from the coding sequence ATGGACACAGAGCGCATAGCCGCACGGCATAGCAGCATTCAGATTGTCGAATACTCCGACGAGTACCGCGATCAGGTTATCGCTGGCGCGCATCAGATGCACGCTGATTCGATCTATGCCGACTTACCCCTGGACGAAGACAAGGTTATCCGGCAACTCGCCGCGTGCGGAAACATTGCGCCTGATCGCTTCTTTCGTCTCGCTGTCCGCAAGGGCGAAGTGATGGGTGGATTTTACGGCCACTACTCCCGCGCATTTTTCTGTGACGAACTTCTCGCGCATGACATGGGCTGGTGGGTGCTACGCGACAAGCGCGGTACCGCTGCCGCCGTGGTGCTGCTTGCGGCGTTTGAAGTATGGGCCAAAGAACGCGGCGCCAAGAAGGTCATGGTCGGACAGTCCACCGCGATAGACATCGGGCGAACCACAAAACTATACCGGCATTGCGGGTTCCGCGTGATCGGCTTCAACACCGTAAAGGATATTTGA
- a CDS encoding terminase, whose product MDIAEVKRLLPFLSRAEREELEALVASDAALWRALPGPQSQAAESLADITGFGGAAGGGKTDLACGLSLTEHRKIAIFRENGTELTGVIDRFTQLLHGRDGYNGQDKIWRTKRGDAIPVQIEFGSFPNPGDESKYQGRDHDLLVFDEAANMRESAVRFLMGWMRSTDPDQSRCRALLTFNPPTSAEGRWIIAFFAPWLDKKHPSPAKPGELRFFATLNEKDIEVPDGRSFVLEKGERRYDFDPLLYDATDIITPLSRTFIPSRVTDNPYLMGTAYVSVLQGLPEPLRSQMLKGDFMAGIEDDAMQLIPTAWVEAAQARWMDFYPKPPMTSVGIDVARGGKDKTVIARRHEMWFDKALVYPGTQTPDGPTVAGLTMAATRDGAAMHIDIIGVGASPYDFLNSNGQHVIGINVSEKATATDLSGRLRFMNQRSQYWWKMREALEPANNTGIMLPPESELLADLCAPKWKVQAGTIQVESREDIYKRIGRSPDWASAYILALIDTPPLNMVRRMSRSGSHNPFAGVQGDNFQGYDPFANI is encoded by the coding sequence GTGGACATTGCCGAAGTAAAAAGGCTATTGCCGTTCTTATCCCGCGCAGAGCGCGAGGAACTCGAAGCCCTTGTTGCCAGTGACGCTGCACTGTGGCGCGCCTTACCCGGACCGCAATCGCAAGCCGCTGAATCGTTGGCCGATATCACTGGGTTCGGTGGCGCTGCCGGCGGCGGCAAGACCGACTTGGCGTGTGGATTATCGCTGACTGAGCATCGCAAAATTGCGATATTCCGCGAGAACGGCACAGAGCTTACCGGCGTTATTGATCGCTTCACGCAACTGCTGCATGGGCGTGACGGTTATAACGGCCAAGACAAAATCTGGCGAACCAAGCGTGGTGACGCGATCCCCGTTCAAATCGAATTCGGCTCTTTCCCTAATCCCGGCGACGAATCGAAGTACCAAGGCCGTGACCACGATTTGCTCGTATTCGATGAAGCAGCCAACATGCGCGAATCCGCTGTGCGTTTCCTCATGGGGTGGATGCGCTCCACTGACCCGGATCAATCGCGCTGCCGCGCATTGCTAACGTTCAACCCCCCGACAAGTGCAGAAGGTCGCTGGATCATTGCGTTCTTCGCCCCCTGGCTGGACAAGAAACACCCAAGTCCCGCAAAGCCGGGCGAATTGCGTTTCTTCGCAACGCTCAATGAGAAAGACATCGAAGTGCCAGACGGTCGTTCATTCGTGCTTGAGAAAGGCGAACGGCGGTACGACTTTGATCCATTGCTGTACGACGCCACTGACATCATCACGCCGCTGTCTCGCACTTTCATTCCTTCCCGCGTAACAGATAACCCCTACCTCATGGGCACGGCATACGTGTCAGTCCTGCAAGGCTTGCCGGAACCGCTGCGCTCACAAATGCTGAAAGGCGACTTTATGGCGGGTATCGAAGACGATGCAATGCAACTTATTCCGACCGCATGGGTAGAAGCAGCACAAGCGCGGTGGATGGACTTCTACCCCAAGCCACCTATGACCAGCGTTGGCATTGATGTGGCGCGTGGCGGCAAAGATAAAACGGTAATCGCCCGGCGTCATGAGATGTGGTTCGATAAGGCCCTTGTCTATCCCGGCACGCAAACGCCGGATGGTCCTACCGTTGCCGGTTTGACGATGGCGGCCACGCGTGACGGCGCGGCCATGCACATCGACATCATCGGCGTGGGCGCCAGTCCTTACGACTTCCTGAACTCGAACGGCCAGCATGTGATCGGTATCAACGTCTCCGAGAAAGCCACGGCGACGGATCTGTCCGGCCGCCTGCGTTTCATGAATCAGCGCTCACAGTACTGGTGGAAGATGCGCGAAGCACTTGAACCGGCGAACAATACCGGCATCATGCTGCCTCCCGAATCCGAATTGCTGGCCGACTTGTGCGCGCCGAAGTGGAAAGTGCAGGCCGGCACGATCCAGGTGGAATCCCGAGAAGACATTTACAAGCGGATAGGCCGCTCCCCCGATTGGGCGTCCGCCTACATCCTTGCCCTGATTGACACGCCACCGCTGAACATGGTGCGCCGTATGTCACGCAGCGGATCACACAACCCATTCGCCGGTGTACAAGGCGATAATTTTCAAGGCTACGATCCTTTCGCAAACATTTAA
- a CDS encoding terminase, with protein sequence MKLTPEKLTAFCAALSETAQVSKACSAVGIARQTAYQWRRQNLDFALAWDEAMQVAVSALEDEAIRRGHEGFDEPLVHQGQFTPVVDFDAIDPLTNEKFIPQLAPVKRNADGSPQYATMKKYSDTLLIFTLKAHAPQKYRENTSIELTGKGGGAVQFNDTEKAARIAALVALAQKRAVEAPLTESDVSDLI encoded by the coding sequence ATGAAACTGACACCAGAAAAACTTACCGCGTTTTGCGCTGCACTTTCGGAAACCGCACAGGTATCCAAAGCGTGTTCTGCCGTGGGTATTGCCCGACAAACCGCGTATCAGTGGCGTAGGCAGAACCTAGACTTTGCCCTGGCATGGGACGAAGCGATGCAGGTGGCCGTCAGCGCATTGGAAGACGAAGCAATCCGGCGCGGGCACGAAGGTTTTGACGAACCGCTCGTGCATCAAGGTCAGTTCACTCCGGTCGTTGACTTCGACGCGATCGATCCGCTGACCAACGAGAAGTTCATCCCGCAATTGGCACCAGTCAAGCGTAATGCGGATGGAAGTCCGCAATACGCAACGATGAAGAAGTACAGCGACACACTGCTGATCTTCACTCTGAAAGCGCATGCACCGCAGAAGTACCGCGAGAACACCAGCATCGAACTGACCGGCAAAGGTGGTGGCGCGGTGCAGTTCAATGATACGGAAAAAGCAGCACGCATCGCTGCCCTGGTTGCCCTGGCCCAAAAGCGGGCTGTGGAAGCGCCTCTCACCGAATCCGATGTCTCCGATCTCATTTAA
- a CDS encoding AAA family ATPase: MAAINPITPHLQTLKAPAPLRALQGWLLWRYEHTDGETKARKIPYYASGARRFGVQGSPKDRAQLVAFDVAKKNAAMRGFDGVGLALLSEFGITALDYDDCVGPDGLDPSVESMVAGTYAEYSPSGRGVRAFVTGRLGNQKSISKPGHNSFGFEVFSDKGFVTFTGTPLEITELTGSENTINAPSDAVLALHAQRFSETVSGDYTAEYEPILGLTEDQIRQCLDCLPSDLDYDAWLQVGMALHHETGGDGFEIWDEWSRASPKYSTHEYNEARWVSFGQAGGGRPVTARSLVRAANELGAGIEIDVASPSDFEVLPEPVAPAGGYFKIRSAADFMHNVKPVSWLIKGFLPKSTLGVLYGESGSGKSFIAFDICAALGRGIDWNGLRGQRARVLYVVAEGAGGFNNRIRAYCHQAGVGAADLGIDIISDVTPNLMDVASVTNLITDIKTCGPYDMIVMDTFAQVTPGANENSGEDMGRALGYCRKISQSSGAMVLLVHHSGKDASKGARGWSGTHAAADVVLEVTRFENDRCISVTKQKDGMDGAEFGFKLHDVILGTDDDGDDITSCIVEYGGGKVPKRGKQAKPSVHALPVLSVLHDLTGLSGDTVSEFDLIEEYKSRTPRGETKQDNRGRNCSRGLTSLIASGECEILNGVIRIPLNTNA, translated from the coding sequence ATGGCTGCAATCAACCCTATCACTCCCCACCTTCAAACCTTGAAAGCCCCGGCACCGCTCCGCGCTTTGCAAGGCTGGCTATTGTGGCGCTACGAACACACCGACGGCGAAACGAAGGCCCGCAAGATCCCGTACTACGCTTCTGGCGCCAGGCGCTTCGGCGTCCAGGGTTCGCCTAAAGATCGTGCGCAGCTGGTCGCGTTCGATGTAGCAAAGAAGAACGCCGCCATGCGTGGCTTTGACGGTGTAGGGCTGGCGCTACTGTCGGAGTTCGGCATCACCGCGCTGGATTACGACGATTGCGTCGGGCCGGACGGTCTTGATCCTTCCGTCGAATCGATGGTGGCCGGTACATACGCTGAATACAGTCCGTCCGGTCGCGGCGTTCGTGCTTTCGTCACCGGGCGCTTAGGGAACCAAAAATCTATCTCGAAACCTGGGCACAACAGCTTTGGTTTCGAAGTGTTTTCCGATAAGGGTTTCGTCACGTTCACCGGCACACCGCTGGAAATTACCGAACTTACCGGCTCGGAAAATACTATTAATGCCCCCTCGGATGCTGTGCTGGCGCTGCATGCTCAACGCTTTAGTGAAACCGTCAGCGGCGACTACACGGCCGAATACGAACCCATCCTAGGCTTGACGGAGGATCAGATTCGCCAGTGTTTGGACTGTTTGCCTTCGGACTTGGACTATGACGCCTGGCTCCAAGTCGGGATGGCCTTGCACCATGAAACCGGGGGCGACGGCTTTGAAATATGGGATGAGTGGAGTCGAGCGTCTCCTAAATATTCCACACACGAATATAACGAAGCCAGATGGGTTTCTTTCGGCCAAGCAGGAGGAGGGCGTCCCGTCACGGCCAGGTCGCTCGTGCGCGCGGCCAATGAACTCGGTGCCGGTATTGAAATTGATGTCGCTTCGCCGTCTGACTTCGAAGTATTGCCGGAACCCGTCGCGCCGGCGGGTGGGTATTTCAAAATTCGGTCCGCTGCCGACTTCATGCACAACGTGAAACCGGTTAGCTGGCTTATCAAGGGCTTCTTGCCAAAATCAACTTTAGGAGTGCTGTATGGAGAATCAGGTTCAGGCAAAAGTTTTATCGCATTCGATATCTGCGCCGCTCTCGGGCGCGGTATTGACTGGAACGGCTTACGTGGGCAACGCGCGCGTGTCCTTTACGTTGTCGCTGAAGGCGCCGGCGGGTTCAATAACCGAATTAGAGCTTATTGCCATCAGGCAGGAGTTGGGGCGGCGGATCTCGGTATCGACATCATCAGCGACGTAACGCCCAATCTCATGGATGTGGCCAGCGTCACCAATCTAATTACCGACATCAAAACCTGCGGGCCTTACGACATGATCGTCATGGATACCTTCGCCCAGGTAACGCCTGGTGCGAACGAGAACAGCGGCGAAGACATGGGCCGCGCACTCGGGTACTGCCGCAAGATCAGCCAGTCCAGTGGCGCAATGGTGTTGCTGGTCCATCACAGCGGCAAGGATGCTAGCAAGGGTGCGCGGGGCTGGTCTGGCACCCACGCTGCCGCGGATGTGGTGCTTGAAGTGACACGATTCGAGAACGATCGGTGTATCAGCGTCACGAAACAAAAGGACGGTATGGACGGCGCGGAGTTCGGTTTCAAGCTGCACGACGTGATCCTAGGGACCGATGACGATGGGGACGATATCACCAGTTGTATCGTGGAATACGGCGGGGGGAAAGTACCTAAACGTGGCAAGCAGGCTAAACCTAGCGTCCATGCGCTCCCGGTACTTTCTGTTTTACATGATCTGACAGGTTTGTCGGGCGATACGGTTTCGGAGTTTGACCTGATTGAGGAATATAAATCGCGCACTCCTAGAGGCGAAACGAAACAAGATAACCGTGGCCGCAACTGTAGTCGAGGTCTCACATCTCTAATTGCGAGTGGCGAATGTGAGATTTTGAACGGGGTTATTCGCATCCCTCTAAATACAAATGCGTAA
- a CDS encoding helix-turn-helix transcriptional regulator: MTSPLRAARLRQGKTLAEISHDVGTNPGNLSRIETCQQTASPALAEKLAKVFGYAITEIQILYPERFGVGE; the protein is encoded by the coding sequence ATGACATCTCCGCTCCGCGCTGCACGCCTTCGCCAGGGTAAGACGTTGGCCGAAATATCTCACGATGTTGGTACGAATCCCGGCAATCTCTCTCGCATTGAAACCTGTCAGCAAACCGCCTCTCCGGCTCTCGCCGAAAAACTAGCCAAGGTCTTCGGCTACGCTATCACCGAAATTCAAATTCTTTACCCTGAGCGCTTCGGCGTAGGGGAGTAG
- a CDS encoding LexA family transcriptional regulator, which translates to MKKELAQIIKQFRTSKGMTQAELGSLIGVDAGNVSRYEKGINMPEFERLVALASALNVPLSNMIAAAERQDPDAPRNVIALHPDDDLPPGVVQVPEYRISFSAGNGYQVQMDIVEESEPATYRLTWFQKYGINPAKTRRFRVTGNSMEPFVYEGDSVLVNLAENDPTRIIDGAVYAIRYGSELRVKRLFRKLDGTLTLRSENPDYKDEDVPPQLAEEHISIIGRVRDKSGAGGL; encoded by the coding sequence ATGAAAAAAGAACTTGCACAGATAATTAAGCAGTTCCGCACCTCGAAGGGCATGACGCAGGCTGAATTAGGGAGCCTCATAGGCGTGGACGCAGGTAACGTATCCCGGTACGAAAAAGGCATAAACATGCCGGAATTCGAACGGCTGGTGGCGCTCGCCAGCGCGCTCAACGTTCCCCTGTCCAACATGATCGCGGCAGCCGAACGCCAGGACCCGGACGCACCGCGCAACGTGATCGCGTTACATCCCGACGACGATCTACCCCCAGGCGTTGTACAAGTGCCAGAGTATCGAATCAGTTTCAGTGCAGGCAACGGCTATCAGGTACAAATGGACATAGTAGAAGAAAGCGAACCCGCAACCTATCGGTTGACGTGGTTCCAAAAGTACGGCATCAACCCTGCGAAGACCCGACGTTTTCGCGTTACCGGCAACTCGATGGAACCGTTCGTGTATGAAGGAGATTCGGTACTGGTCAACCTGGCCGAGAACGACCCGACACGGATTATCGACGGTGCCGTCTACGCAATACGCTACGGCAGCGAATTGCGGGTGAAACGACTCTTCCGCAAGCTAGACGGCACTTTGACCCTGCGCAGCGAGAATCCAGACTACAAAGACGAGGACGTGCCTCCGCAATTGGCAGAAGAACACATCTCGATCATTGGGCGTGTACGCGATAAAAGCGGTGCCGGCGGTTTATAA
- a CDS encoding DUF2800 domain-containing protein — protein MSGHAFLSPSGAPAWLRCHAKVWREKGLPDDSSEFADEGIAAHFLRDVCLTDGFDTKHFLGRWIAVTPIGGTWMTTAGHSAAPNFQADADMCREVQKSIDVIRSLTKGGQLHPEQKLSISFITGEEDATGTADTVIEQPKELIVDDLKYGMGVPVYAEDNEQLLIYGAAALEEFDVLGEIEELTMRISQPRINNDSEWTLPVAEVRRRIIDIRAVADKIMAGPEGLEATPGEKQCRWCKVKATCEENRNFILGTVADDFVDLNKGEMAVSAQDAERIIAQAYGVKPGAVSVTGSAIVCKPSILPQLEAAEERIVASDDQHLATCMDALDMIESWCKSVRAETERRLLLGEFSDARYKLVEGKRGSRSWIDVAEAEAAMKAMRLKVDQMYDLKVISPTSAEKLLAADNPRKWKKLQDQITQTQGKPSVAPASDKRPAMNLTIKFEALPEETEGLI, from the coding sequence ATGAGCGGACACGCTTTCCTTTCCCCAAGCGGCGCACCCGCCTGGCTTCGTTGCCACGCGAAAGTGTGGCGCGAAAAGGGTTTGCCGGATGATTCCAGCGAGTTCGCTGACGAAGGTATCGCCGCTCACTTCCTGCGCGACGTGTGCCTGACGGACGGCTTCGACACTAAGCATTTTTTGGGGCGCTGGATCGCCGTCACGCCTATCGGTGGCACCTGGATGACAACTGCGGGGCACTCAGCCGCACCGAATTTTCAGGCTGACGCCGACATGTGCCGCGAAGTGCAGAAGTCCATCGACGTGATCCGTTCTTTGACCAAAGGTGGACAACTACACCCCGAGCAAAAGTTATCAATCAGTTTCATTACCGGGGAGGAAGATGCAACAGGCACCGCCGACACTGTTATCGAACAGCCGAAGGAACTGATCGTTGACGATCTGAAGTACGGCATGGGCGTACCGGTGTACGCCGAGGACAACGAGCAACTGCTGATCTACGGCGCCGCCGCTTTAGAAGAGTTCGACGTGTTGGGTGAAATCGAAGAACTCACCATGCGGATCAGCCAGCCCCGGATCAACAACGATAGCGAATGGACGTTGCCAGTAGCGGAAGTGCGCCGCCGCATTATCGACATCCGCGCCGTCGCTGACAAGATCATGGCCGGGCCTGAGGGACTGGAAGCCACGCCAGGCGAAAAGCAATGCCGCTGGTGCAAGGTAAAAGCAACGTGCGAAGAAAACCGAAACTTCATTCTCGGTACCGTCGCTGACGACTTCGTGGATCTGAACAAGGGTGAGATGGCAGTCAGCGCGCAGGACGCCGAAAGGATCATCGCCCAGGCATACGGAGTAAAGCCAGGCGCGGTATCTGTGACGGGTAGCGCGATCGTTTGCAAGCCCTCGATCCTCCCGCAGCTAGAAGCGGCCGAAGAGCGCATTGTGGCAAGCGACGATCAACACCTGGCGACCTGTATGGATGCCCTGGACATGATCGAAAGCTGGTGCAAGTCGGTACGTGCTGAAACCGAACGCCGCTTGCTTCTCGGAGAATTTTCCGACGCACGTTACAAGCTGGTGGAAGGCAAACGCGGATCGCGTAGTTGGATCGACGTGGCTGAAGCCGAAGCCGCAATGAAAGCGATGCGCTTGAAAGTCGATCAGATGTACGACTTGAAAGTAATCAGCCCGACCAGCGCCGAAAAGTTACTGGCGGCAGACAACCCACGCAAGTGGAAAAAACTGCAAGACCAGATCACACAAACGCAGGGAAAACCCTCGGTAGCGCCGGCCAGCGACAAGCGCCCGGCAATGAACCTGACGATTAAATTCGAAGCGCTGCCGGAAGAAACGGAGGGCTTGATATGA
- a CDS encoding ssDNA-binding protein, protein MKITITNVRLAFPNIFEPKVNEQGKAQFGAAFIFAADHAVKKQLDKAIDEVGQAKWGATKWPAMKKQMMAGDNLLIHNGDAKASLDGYEGNLYVNAYNTVRPTVVDRDTSPLVAADGKPYSGCYVNAVLDIWAQDNQYGKKVNAQLQGVQFSKDGDAFAGGGKAAEASDFEAISEGADAEELV, encoded by the coding sequence ATGAAAATCACCATCACCAACGTCCGACTGGCTTTCCCTAATATCTTTGAACCGAAAGTCAACGAACAAGGCAAGGCGCAATTCGGTGCCGCGTTCATCTTCGCAGCGGATCACGCGGTCAAAAAGCAACTTGATAAAGCCATCGATGAAGTCGGCCAAGCTAAATGGGGCGCAACGAAGTGGCCGGCGATGAAGAAGCAAATGATGGCCGGCGATAACCTGCTGATCCACAACGGTGACGCCAAGGCTTCGCTAGATGGTTACGAAGGCAATTTGTATGTCAACGCTTACAACACCGTGCGCCCTACCGTCGTTGACCGCGACACTTCGCCCTTGGTAGCAGCCGATGGCAAGCCGTATTCCGGTTGCTACGTGAACGCTGTCCTAGACATATGGGCGCAAGACAACCAGTACGGCAAGAAAGTCAACGCTCAACTGCAAGGCGTTCAGTTCTCCAAGGACGGTGACGCGTTCGCCGGCGGCGGTAAAGCGGCCGAAGCCAGTGACTTCGAAGCAATCAGCGAAGGTGCTGACGCGGAGGAGTTGGTGTAA
- a CDS encoding zinc-finger-containing protein: MKAEPGSPLARARMSAHNAFDPKWQSRQMTRSQAYKWLAQQLGVSERECHMLKFDIPMCERVISVCCIDSFKDLI, encoded by the coding sequence ATGAAAGCAGAACCCGGTAGCCCCCTAGCAAGAGCGCGTATGTCGGCGCACAACGCCTTTGATCCAAAGTGGCAAAGTCGGCAGATGACGCGCAGCCAAGCATACAAATGGTTAGCGCAGCAGCTTGGTGTATCTGAGCGTGAATGCCACATGTTGAAGTTCGATATTCCAATGTGCGAAAGAGTTATTTCGGTCTGCTGCATTGATAGTTTCAAGGATTTGATATGA